A part of Saimiri boliviensis isolate mSaiBol1 chromosome 11, mSaiBol1.pri, whole genome shotgun sequence genomic DNA contains:
- the GJB3 gene encoding gap junction beta-3 protein yields MDWKTLQALLSGVNKYSTAFGRIWLSVVFVFRVLVYVVAAERVWGDEQKDFDCNTKQPGCTNVCYDNFFPISNIRLWALQLIFVTCPSLLVILHVAYREERERRHRQKHGDQCTKLYDNAGKKHGGLWWTYLFSLIFKLIIEFLFLYLLHTLWHGFDMPRLVQCANVAPCPNTVDCYIARPTEKKIFTYFMVGASAVCIVLTICELCYLICHRVLRAVRKDKPQRGRTPSSFASRASTCRCHHKLVEAGELDQDPGNKKLQASAPNMTPI; encoded by the coding sequence ATGGACTGGAAGACACTCCAGGCCCTACTGAGCGGCGTGAACAAGTACTCCACAGCGTTCGGGCGCATCTGGCTGTCCGTGGTGTTTGTCTTCCGGGTGCTGGTGTACGTGGTAGCTGCAGAGCGCGTGTGGGGGGACGAGCAGAAGGACTTCGACTGCAACACCAAACAGCCCGGCTGCACCAACGTCTGCTACGACAACTTCTTCCCCATCTCCAACATCCGCCTCTGGGCCCTGCAGCTCATCTTCGTCACGTGCCCCTCACTGCTGGTCATCCTGCACGTGGCGTACCGTGAGGAGCGGGAGCGCCGTCACCGCCAGAAGCATGGGGACCAGTGCACCAAGCTGTACGACAACGCAGGCAAGAAGCACGGGGGCCTGTGGTGGACCTACCTGTTCAGCCTCATCTTCAAGCTCATCATCGAGTTCCTCTTCCTCTACCTGCTGCACACTCTCTGGCATGGCTTCGACATGCCGCGCCTGGTGCAGTGCGCCAACGTGGCCCCCTGCCCCAACACTGTGGACTGCTACATCGCCCGGCCCACCGAGAAGAAAATCTTCACCTACTTCATGGTGGGCGCCTCAGCCGTCTGCATCGTGCTCACCATCTGTGAGCTCTGCTACCTCATCTGCCACAGGGTCCTGCGAGCCGTGCGCAAGGACAAGCCTCAACGGGGCCGCACCCCCTCATCCTTTGCCAGCCGGGCTTCCACCTGCCGCTGCCACCACAAGCTGGTGGAGGCAGGGGAGCTGGATCAAGATCCAGGCAATAAGAAGCTGCAGGCTTCTGCACCCAACATGACCCCCATCTGA